ATATTTCTTCTCCTTGTCCCCCTTGTTCCCCACTCCACCACTCTCCCCTCAAGTTCACCACATCAGGTTAATTAATCATGGACTGGCATCTTTTAGGACTGAGCTTTATTACAGTTTTTCTATCCGAATTGGGCGACAAAAGTCAGCTAGCGGCGATCGCACTTTCAGGGCGTTCTCTGTCTCCTCGTGCTGTATTCTTTGGTGCAGCAGGCGCACTATTGTTGACAAGTTTTTTGGGAGCATTAGCAGGAGGTGCAGTAGCAGAATTATTACCTACACGCTTATTGAAAGCGATCGCTGCTGTAGGATTTGCCATTCTCGCTGCACGCCTGTTGTTATTTAATAATGAAACCTCGCCAGATTCTGAAGAAACACTATAAACTACAAATAATTGGACGTTAACCTAATCTAGAACTGGAATCCAACAGCTAAATCAGCGCGTTAATATCAATTCTCTATAAGCTTGCACTTAAATAATTACTCCTTCTTCCTTTGTGTCCTTCTCTGCGTTCGCGCAGCGTGTCGCAGACAGACCAAGGCGTAGCTTGCTTCTCCGTAGGAGTATG
This region of Nostoc sp. UHCC 0302 genomic DNA includes:
- a CDS encoding TMEM165/GDT1 family protein, with the translated sequence MDWHLLGLSFITVFLSELGDKSQLAAIALSGRSLSPRAVFFGAAGALLLTSFLGALAGGAVAELLPTRLLKAIAAVGFAILAARLLLFNNETSPDSEETL